AATCTCTCAAAACTCGGAAGATTCTGCGCTTGAGTGTTGAAATTGATGTTAGGGTGAGTTTGGATGACGACGGTGTTTGGAATGTGATATTGCCGTTACCGGCAAGTGAATCTTCCATTGAAGCTCTGGAGAAAGTGAGTATCGACATGGAGCATAAACAGAAACATAATTGTGTGATTTGCTTAGAGGAACTTATGATTGGTTGCAGAGGTATTCGGCTGCCTTGTTGGCATCTTTATCATGATAGCTGCATTCGGATTTGGTTGAAATGCAATGGTGTTTGTCCTTTGTGCAGATTTAGAATTGTCTGCTGAATAGTCATTGTTTTCTGGTTTTTaactattttaaatataattgcTTGATCAAGAGCATTTACAAAGACATTCAGCCATTTGCTCCTATTTTGTTATTTGCTgttgttatttattttctattattaaaattattatgtataaaaaatcattatgaatagtaaaaatctTCTATAATAAATTGTTATTACACAAATAAAAGAgataaaatgcaaaaatattCCTAACATTTACAACTAACGTCTAacatgatacaattttacccttaaaatTGAAACcgagaacaattttaccctaatgtttttggatcaatttgagaaataattcattaaattatCTCCTCgattatgaatcttgtcatctacacttcacatgtgcgttaTTTTATTACTCAATTAgtaacaaattataaacataaacatatgattagacgtgaaaaaattaaaaaaatatactaatttttgtacgagttgggcaattttttttaaatatttcgcCGAATTCTCTTATCtgtttatttcagtttcagaAAAAGAATGATACACATCTGATTCTTTTTGTGactgtttggttcaaatgaaataataaactaGAGTTGTACActatttttaacaataatttttataaatacatgctctgaatttataaattaatcacatgtaaatactggaaattaaaataaattattttaactattaaaatcaaaagacgaTAAATTggagaaactgaaataaaattaatcaaagaaaatacataaaattatagTTTAAAAAacaatcattttaaaataattaaaaatgtataatatgataaaataaaaaatttagtcaaaattatttttcaggataaaaaagtaaaaataaataagtacatggatcaaaaataaaattaatctaggggataaaaaaagtaaaataaataaggataccaaaataaaaattaacaagtaaaatttgttcaaaataatatataataagtaAAATGATTAAAAGTGAAATTAACCcatagataaaaaaataaataaatatatagagtATATAGATGCAAGGTAGTAAAAGAGGagaaaaagaatagaaaatcTTAGAAGGAAAGTGATGAGATTAGAAAAATGTGagataaattcaaaattaaaaataaataaagagaatGACTATATTGATCAAATTTTCTGAAATCCTGAAATAAACACTTTCTTAATGATTTAAGTagctaataatattttagagTTAATTTTTAACCTAAAATTTAAAACcccaacaaattttttttttattgctaaATAGTCACAATGAAAACACTAGTGAGTTGAAGATATGTTTTGGCCCAAGTTGCCGGTTTGTATTTTAGTGATCCATGGAAACATAGCATATACCACATGGGAATTACTCATTCATATGTTCAAAAGGGGTAAAGGatgtgacaaaaaaaataaaaaataaaaaaaaaaaaatgtgcacatgtttttttttgttaattacaAATACATGTAGTTTCACGAACTTGTAAATGGGAACCTGTAATATTTTCGTTACAAACGCAATTatgtggtttgtaaaattttcgttttttttgttgactttgtcaaatttggtcgataacgatctcaaaacgaaaattatcaagaattaaataatattttaaacaactttaattttgtaactttttaggtttgaacTAATTTATgcgttgtttttttttatgagagcgaaagttaatatttagagagaaaaaattctaaaaatgatgattttgaaaaaatcaaaatttggttacataataaatatgatactaaacaactttaatttttgaaattttttttcattttaagatCGTTATAGATCAAATTTGGCAAgatcaaataaaaaataaaagttttgtAAACCACATGATTGCGTTTGTAAcgaaaaatactataaatatctATCTATAAATCCATAAAACCACATGtcatctatttataattaatttttttccattATGAGCTGTATTGTTATCATATTTTAAGTTGTATTTTTATTGGGTAAAAAATCATTACCATTTTTCCAATTGTATATATtagtaaaataattaaattttgataatgaaaaatatatttcatAATTAACTAGAGTTTCAAGACATTCtaattgtcttttattttactattattttatatgctgaagttataattttttttatagaaattgagaCGAGATAGAATTTGGACCCATGacccaagaactgtcaaacccgcaatatattaataaaagaaaaaaagtgagtgtttgaacgAGAGAAGAGGAAGGAAAACCAACAGAAAGAAGGGTGGAGGAGAAAAGTTagaaaaagttaataaaaacgcaagtgtgaaaataaaattgttaattatattaaaaatattaaaacatattttagaaaataaaattaagcTATTCAAAAATAGATTCCAATTTTCAAATAAGAAAAACACGATCTTAAAATTAGGGttagactatgcttactttgtttcttactttgtttttttccaccattggatggtgatgaactttgacaaagtaagttcatccaatggtagataaaacaaagtaaagtttattttgtcaaaaacaaaataaacatagaagGCACCTTAAAATTAACTTGCAATCAATAATAATATATCAAAATTGATActtgaaaattaaataattaaacacTAAAATCATACATAAAAATTGGGATATCAGTGGGATAGTGTGAGCCCTTTGACTTCCTGTCCTGTTCCTCCGTAGGGAAAATCTCTTCTGTCTCAAAGACTATACAtctatctaaaaaaaaaaaaaactctgtgTATATATACATTTCAATTAAGTAATTTGGAAATAGAGATCCTTTGGGTTCAATAGATACAATTAGGTCCCTATTGAGAAAGAATATAATGAGTTAATTTAGGATTGGGAATGAAGATAGTAATATCTAGCTAGCTAGGTTTAGAATTAGAATTGATAGGTTTAGACAAAGAAGAGTGTCGGGAATTAGATGTACAATCCTTGTATCTCAAGGGACAAAAAGAATATGGATCTAATAAAAATTGTTGAGTGGAAAGTTTAGTTTTAGATTTAGAAAGTGGAAGCAGCTCTAAAATAGctaaaatttcatcaatttgaggACGAACTTTAACCTCGCCTATACAATGACAAGCAAGATGTGCTACTAAATATGCTTCTTTTAGTGGGTAACGCCCTTGCAAATTTATATCCATTATTCGGAACAACCTGCGTTTATCACCTAAATATGGTTTAGCCCAATCCACTAGCTTTTGCTCTACCCCAACTTTTGTTTTGTCTAGAGCTCGTCGTCCTGTTAGTAACTCTAACAATACCACTCCAAAACTATATACATCACATCTTGCTGTCAGCTTACCTGTTCACCGTTTCACCCGTAattaatatcagaaattgatataaaatatatgattggaccttaactataaACTTGAATTGTTGGTTAAATTGGTTCcataacatggtatcagagccgctTGGACCAAGCGGTCGAGGATTCGAGTCCtaacaacctcattaatttgtggattTAAAAGTAAAGATTAAGCTtgaccgaaaataatatcaggAATGGGAGATGAACTGGTGAAAACATATTTGTTTAAAGAGAAATTAGAAGGCCACCTGTTGCAAGATATTCAGGAGCAGTATAGCCTTCAGTGCCCAGGACTCTCGTGGAAACATGAGTACGATCTCCTGTAGGACCTGCCTTTGCCAACCCAAAATCTGATAGTTTTGCATTAAACTCCTGCTTTAAGTGcaattcaacaaacatattaatGAACAAgtattagttttaattaaactAGAATTAGTTTTGGTTACATAATTACCGAATCTAACAGGATATTGGATGACTTAAAATCACGAAATATGACTTGCTGCTGAGAGTTATGCAAGAATGAAAGTCCTCGAGCTGCTTCTACACCAACTTTTATTCTTATTTCCCAACACAATGCTGATGAAACACCTACAACATAACACACTCTATAATAATTACCATTCTTAAATAATTGAAGTgctaattaaaacataaattaattaattacttgtAAACAGATGATTCTCCAGGCTACTTTTAGGCATATATTCATACACCAAGAGTCTATTTTCTCCGTCTAGACAGTATCCAATAAGCTTGACAAGATTGGGATGATGAAGTTGCCCAAGATGATTAAGCTCAGACTACAATTAACAAACAGGAGAAACAAAACAATTAATCATAATCATGACAAGTTTCTTAATCAATAGctaattaattaacaattaaattGAATTCATACCAACCATTCCTTGTGACCCTGTAAACCATTAGTTTTAAGTTTCTTAATAGCAACAGTTATCCCATTTCCAGGCCTTGTAGGAGTAAGAGTTTGCTCATCCATCCAGCCCTTGTAAACACACCCAAAACCTCCTTCTCCAATTAGATTTTCTGGATTAAAATTTCTAGTTGCATTATTTAGCTCAACTAGTGTGAAACTTTTCGAATTTGTTAAATATATCATCTCCCCATcactttttttaattgttttcttTTCAATCTCAACCTCTACTTTTGTACTCGAAACAGCTGCAGAATGCTGGACTTTATCTAACATATATATGGATGaacaaaattatattaaattcaaACAATTAATCAATACTGAAACATGATTTATAGCCATTCGTTGTTATGAATTGAAACTTGAAACCAAAATAAAATGTGAATCTAAATTCTGAAATTATAAGAAAATGAAttcggaaaagaaataaatgttACCTACCagagggagagggagagggagagggagagggaTCGATTTGGTTCCTATGTTTGCCGTAACAATAATTTCCCATTGATTAGGTAGTCGATCTtgttggatttttggatagaaCGATTGAGAAGAATCATAAAAAGCATGAGGAGGGTTTCCCTGCTTTTGATATTCAATTTGGGGGAAAACATGGGTCAGTGGTGAATTGCATTCCTAGATCTCCAAACAACTTTTTCAATCGCTACTCTTTTaccggaagaagaagaataaacaAAGATCACAATCATGACCAATATCATATACCTGTTTTTTCTTTTACGTTTATGCAGTtcccttaataataataataatgataaataaTCCTTTAGTCCCAAAATGATCGATTTtccattaaaattattattttaaatattaaaaaaatacaatttttttttaaatactgtGCGGCATCTTTTTTCTCTCCTATCTCATTTGAATACAAAGTAAGCGTAGAAAGCAAGTATAGCCTAACCCTAAAGATATAATTCAAAGTTAATACCTATAAACTGAACCATGACTAAAACCCTCGCCTCCCACCCTTCGCCGCCAACCCCCCCGATCCCGCCTGACCCGCCGTTTGGCCCTAGCCCTGCACCACCCAACCCGTCACGTTCGTATTGCGACACCGTCGTTGATGAGGTCATGTCCAAGCCCCGCCGCATGCCGGTGGATCTTCGCGCTACTGGTCTGGGGAAAATCGATTGCGTTGATGGTAATCCATTGTTTCCTGATATCACTATTGAAGAGGAGCTTGTGAATGAATGGTCGGCATCCTGGGCTGATGCCTTGATTGTGAAGATTTTGGGAAGGAATGTTGGTTATATTGCCCTTCGTAATCGTGTGATAGAAATTTGGAAGACAGAAGGGAGCTTCAATATGATGGACCTTGGGCACGGTTTTCACCTAGTAACCTTTGACAAACCCTCAAACAGGGATCATGTTGTCCAAGACGGACCTTGGATGGTGCAAGGACACTATTTAACCGTGAGAACATGGTCACCAGCATTCGTACCATCTACCGCCTCTGTTGATTCCACGCTTGTCTGGGCTCGTTTCCCGGAATTGCCCCTCCAATATTACCAAGAGGATGCTTCAATGTTGATTGGGAATTCTATAGGCAAGGCAATCAGAGTTGATAAGAACACTGCTGGGAAAGCTAGGGGCAAATTCGCCCGTGTGTGCGTTGAGATTGAGCTTAACAGACCGTTAGTTGCACAATTCCGCCTGAATGGTAATGTCTTCCATGACATTGCGTGTATGAGCTGTGATTCGAATCACAAAAGTCGCTAGGACTTACCCCGGAGCCCCAAGCCTCTCAAGGGGCAGAAAATACTAACATCATTCACGAAACTACCTTAAAGGGATCAGAGACAGCCTCAAAGCGCCCGACTGATGCCTCCCCCAGTACTACTCCTTATGGGGAATGGATTTGTGTCCCCCGCAGGAAGTATACGCCCCGAATTAAGAAGGCAGAGAATGGCAGCATGCTTGTTAATACCCCAGAACCTGATGACCGGTAGTCGAGTATGGCCTTACGGAACTCGCGGTCGACGCTGCAGAATAGGAAAGGTAAGAATCAGTTCACAGAGGGATTGACTAATCAACAGCCCATTGGCTTCGCTTTTAAAGCTCCCCCTATTGCGGATACTGGTATTGCTTCAAGTAAAGGCCCGGATAAAGGCTTGAGGAAGGGTCTGCAGAGCGGTAATGCCTTCGGTAGCCTCCTCACTGACATTGCTGATTCTTCTATTGATATGATTAGTGCTCACAATGGGAAAGAGAATTTTATCTACACTGAAGGCTCTCCCAGTAAGAAGAAACAAAGCCGGCCTGGGATTCAAGCGAGATCCCCCTTAGCCCCATAAGATGTGAATGTGATTTAGATAACCAGCGGGGGTCCTAGTACTCATGATCGGTAATCTCTTGGTAGCCATCATTACACTTTCCTTGCTTTTTCTATGATTATGTCCTGGAACTTCTTTGGAGCCGGTGGTAATGAGTTTCACCGGGCTCTCCGACATTTAATTTCTGTGTTTAAACCCAACATTTTTGCTTTGTTTGAAACAAGGTTGCCTGCACCTCATGTAGAGGATCTTCACCGTAAAGTTAATTTTACTAATGTGGAAGTCATTGATACTGAGGTCTTCCGTGGGGGAATATGGCTATTCTGGAACTCTAATGTGGCAATAGTTTCTGTTATTGCTCGGGATAAATAGTTTCTCCATACTGAAGTTACTCTTAAGGATGGCTCTCCGAGCGGGATCTCCTTCCTCATCTCTTTTGTGTATGTTCGCCCGTAGCTCGTGTTTAAAAGAGACTTCATGGCCAATCTGCTCACTCTAAAATCCACAATCTCTGCGCCCTGGGTCCTTATTGGTGACTTTAACTGTATCAAGAGCCCGTCGGAGAAATTTTGTGGCGTTCCGGGGGTTGTTGACAGATGTGGCTTGTTTGCTCGGTGGATTAATGATATGGAGCTTGTAGACTTGGGTTTTGTTGGGCCTGCGTATACCTGGTTCAGGGGAAGCACCGTCCGCACCAGAATTGCCTACAGACTCGACCATGCTCTCTGTAACATCTAATTTCGCAATCTTTACACTGAAGCTCTCCTTTGCCACTTGCCTAGGAATAAGTCGGACCATTCCCCAATTTTTCCTGATCTGAAACTTCTTGCTACTGGCCCTGTTGTGAACCCGTTTGGGTTTGAAGCTACTTGGATGCTCCATACAATGTTTAATCACTTCTTTCATGCTAATTGGGATGCTGCTACCGATATCACGAGCAGTTTGAAAGGTATTATTCCGGAGCTGAATCGTTGGAATAAGTTTGTTTTTGGCAATATTAATTTCAGGAAACATCGAGTCTACCATCGCCTGACAGGGGTTCAGAGGTGTATCGCCACTCGTCCGACTAGAGGCCTGTTGCGCCTAGAACGAAAGCTTCTAAAGGAGTTATCTGACATCCTCCTACAAGAGGAGACTCTGTGGCTCCAAAAATCTAGGGTCAAGTGGCTTTGTGCAGGGGATTCTAACTCTACTTTTTTTCATACTTCCACCATTatccgaagaagaagaaataaagTTGAATGCCTTAAAGATGATGAAGGGTCTTGGATTTGGGATAGAGAGGTGGTCAGAAGGCATGTGGAGAGGTACTATTTATCTCTGTATACTGAAGAAAGTCCTTACCGTCTGCTCCTCCGAACCAGCGCAAGCTTTTCGCATCAACCAGATGGGATCAGGAATCTAGGGGGTCGACGTCTTTCTGAGAAGGAAATTCGGTCAGCCATCTTTGATATGGGTCAGTTCAAGACCCCTGGCCCTGATGGCTTCCAAGCTCACTTTTATCAGAGCCTCTGGCCTACCATTGGGCCTCAGTTTGTCGCTGCTATTCAACAGGTACTTGATTCAGGACTAATCCCAGTAGAGTGGAATGAGACCTTTCTTACAATTATCCCCAAAGTTGAGAATCCTGAGATAATCTCACAGTTTCACCCGATAAGCCTCTGTAATATGCTCTATAAAACTGTAACTAAATGCATTGTGAATATCATCAAGCCCCTCCTCAGATCAATTATTGGCCCGACACAAAATAGCTTCATGCCTAGCAGACAGATTGCAGATAACGTCATCCTGCTACAGGAAACCATTCATACcttgaaaaagaagaaagacAGATGTGGCTCTATGGTCCTGAAACTGGATCTTGAAAAGTCCTATGACAGAATCTCCTGGGCCTTCTTACAAGATACTCTTCAACTGCTCGGTTTACAGGAAAATCTGATTAAGCTGATCATGGCTTGTGTCACTGGCTCTGGTATGCAGGTTTTATGGATTGGAGAACCCCTGAATCGTTTCTCTCCGACTCGAGGCCTTCGTCAAGGTGATCCTCTCTCTCCCTACTTATTTGTTCTGTGCTTGGAAAGACTGGGACATATGATCCAAGATGCAGTAGATAGTGGAGCTTGGAGACCAATTAGACTATCTAGAGGTGGGTCGGACCTCTCCCATATATTCTTTATTGATGACATCATACTACTGTCAAAAGCGTCTGTGGATCAAGCCTTGGTTATCAGAGATATACTAGGTGACTTTGCGGATAGCTCTGGTCAAAAGGTGAGTCTATCAAAGTCTAGAGTTTTCTATTCTGCTAATGTTGATAACTCTGACAGCCAAGATATTTGCCATATCCTGGGGATTGCAAGGACCTCTGAGCTTGGTAGATACCTTAGAATGCCAGTGATACACACCAAACCCTCCAAACAGCTGTATGGTTATGTGGTGGATCGGGTAACAAGCAGGCTAGCAGGATGGAAGGCAAAGTGTCTGAATATAGTGGGTAGATTGACCCTTGTCAAGGCGGTAATGTCATCTATTCCGAGCTATGCGATGCAAATGACATAACTTCCAAAGAGCCTTTGTAATCGGCTGGATAAGCTCAACATGGGATTTCTTTGAGGATCCAGTGGCGGGAGTCACAAGCTGCATTTGGTGAACTGGGGATTGGTTTGTAAGAAGAAAAGGTTGGGAGGACTTGGGATTCGCTCGACGCATGAGTTCAACCAAGCCATGCTGGCCAGACTTAGTTAGCTTATTCTGATAAATGCTGAAACTCTTTAGGTGAAGGTCTTAAGGGCGAAGTATGGGGGGCAGCGAAAGGGAATGGAGATTTTCCAACCATGGAACTCGCAATCTTGCATCTAAAGAGGGATCCTCGCTGGTAGCACTGTGCTAAAGCATGGGACAGCACAGCTTGTTTTCAATGGGCACACCACGCGCTTCTGGTCGGACCAGTGGTGCGACAAGGAAGCTCTAGCGCAGGATGGTGACATTGGCTTGAGTGTAAGTTGGGACGATGTTCTGGTTGATCAGATGTGGGATGGAAGTTTAAATACATGGAAATGGGATCAAATCACCCCTTATCTCCCTCCTGCAAAGGTCCAGTCAGTTGTTGCGCTTGCAGTTTGAACCTTGTCTGATATTGCGGATCACTAGTACTAGCAGGCGACGGCAACTGGTAAGTACTCTGTTTCTTCGGGCTATGATTTTATCTCAAGTCACTCCCTGGGGATGACAGATGATAGAACATGGGATCGAATATGGAAACTTCTGGTTCCGGAGAAAATTAAGTGCTTCATCTAGCTCCTGTTAAATGGAGGGCTACTGTGTAATAAAAACCGAGCCCGTCGCCACCTCTTGGATTCTACACAGTGTGGTAGCTGTAGAGCTGATGAATCGGAGTTGCACCTTTTGAGAGACTGTTTCCTTGCGCGTAGCTACTGGCATGCCCTCTGTCCTCCGCAGCGTCCTCTAGAATTTTTCACCGCTGATATTTCTGACTGGATCTAGGGAAATCTGATTGACATTAATCAGTCACAAGGTCTCCCGTGGCCTACCACTTTCGTTTAGCCTCTATTGGCTCTGGAGATGGTGAAACGGCCTCGCCTTTGAAGGCATGCAGTGCCCGACCAACAGACAGGAGGTGGTCCTCCGCTTTTGCCGTGAATTTATTCAAGCCAAGCAGACGGCTGCTGCTGATATGCCTAAAACCCCAAGTTTAATTTGGATCTGATGGCGGCCTCAGGAAGCAGACTGGGTTAAGGTGAATTCAGACGGGGCGTGTAAGGGGAACCCGGGTGCGGCAGCAGCGGGGGGGCTAATCCGAGACTATAGAGGCTCCTAGTGTGGAAGATTCAGAGTGAATATTAGTGTGTGTACAGTCACTTTAGCAGAACTGTGGAGCCTCTATTACAGTTTATGCTTGGCTTGAAAGAAAGGTTTTAAACGAGTCATTGTTGAACTTGACTCTTTGGTTGTCTTGAACCTGATCATTAATGAAATTGAGCTCCACCACCCTTATGCTTGGATAATCACTCGTTGTCAAGCTATCCGGAGAGAGAACTGGACACTGGTATTTGTCCACACTTATAGAGAAGGAAACCGAGTTGCAGATTGGCTGGCGAATTTCACAGGAACTTATCCCTTAGGTCATCATGAGTTTGATGTGCCTCATGTAGGCCTCCAATATATCCTCACTGCAGATGCTAGAGGACTGCTTCTCAGTCGTACCGTTCGGCTGGAATcttgttttcctttttcttttcctctttCCTCCCCCCCGGGCCTTGAGCCTtctttgttcaaaaaaaaaaagatataattcaaacatttttataatataattattaagtGATATTgagaataatatttttaaaataatagtgttttaattttttttaatttatatactaaaatatttgaattatattttttttaaataaggtACAAATATATCCGTAATATTTATAggtaagagcaattttatctttaattttagcagccaagaacaattttacctctaacattgacaagttgggtcaatttcagacagtattgtaaaatacagatattttattccttattttaCACTAATTGCACGTAACTtgattataaaaataaagatttcatattttttgtgatttaataatagaacttGACCTCCTCTCCGTAACCTACGGTCAAGAGTCTTGAGTGAGTTCGTCTCTTCCCTCTCCGGCATAAGAGTTGTTTGACAGCGTCGAGATTTGTTCCTGAAGGTCGACGTATTGTTGTGCCTATTCATTCATGCTCTGCAGTTCCTTGGGACTTCTGTTGCGATACTCTGATTCCCCCAACATACATTATCATGATTTTTGGTTACGGCTTCGAAGGACTTACACGACTTGTGCTGAAACGGTAACGGAGACAGGATTTGCGCAATTGGCTCTATCAACAGATGAAGTTGATAGTTTTGATTTTACTGAACCAATTCAGCATGAAGCAACCAATGTTAGCGACATTACTTTGGTAGGCAGATTCCTAATGGATCGGCCAGTGAATTACATGGCTATGAAAACGAAGCTTGCTGAGATCTGGTGACCAAGACGTGGCGTAGCAATTTCGAAAGTAACGAAAAACCTCTACATCCTTGAGTTCTTCCTTGTTATGGACAGAGACAGGGTCATAGCTAGGGGCCCCTGGTCGTTTGATAATAATATACTGCTGTTGACTCAATGGAAACTGGGTGAGATACCAGAACAACTAATTATGAACCATATTGATATGTGGGTTCAAGTACATGAGTTGCCTATTGGGTTTATGACAGAAGCGATTGGAAAATAGATTGGTGACTTTGTGGGGAAGTTTTTGGAATATGACATCAATAATAACATGGGTATGAGGAGAAGGTTCATGCGACTCCGTGTATCAGTGGATATTCGGCTACCTCTCAAAagatgtaaaaaaataaaacgattTGCCACTGAGTCGTCTTTCATTCACTTCAAATATGAGAGACTCTGTAACTTCTATTACATATGTGGTCGCCTTGGCCATATAGATAAATATTGTGAGAATCTGTTCACATTCCTAGAGAAGGAGATTACAATAGAGTGGGGAGATTGGCTACGAGCTACGGTATGAAGAGGGAATGATAATCTAACCTCCAAATGGCTTAGGGAACCGAGTGGGAGTAGAGGAGACAGTGGCGCTGCGCATTTCAACCCCATTAGAGGTGGTATGAGCAGTAGAAGAGGTCGGTATGGACAATAGGGAGGGGGGAAGCAGAGGAGGGGGATAAAGAATAAGAGGTTGATACGAAACTTATTGAAGATGCCGAAATGGCATTGATGGAAGCACGAAAGAGGAGACGAGAGGAGGAAAAGATACACAAGTTCATCCAACAGGAAGGAATAAACAAGGGTACCAATCCAGGAGCTGATTCTTCTAATAATATGATGGATATATCAGCTACTAGTAACAATAAAGTGGCGCGGCCTGGCGAACAGGCCCACTAATTGGAATGAGTTGCCTAAGTTGGAACTATCGGGGTCTGGGCAACCCCCGGGCATTTCGGTTACTGGATGAGTTAATAAAAACTCATGCCCCAAGGGTCGTATTTTTTATGGAAACTCTAGTTAATAAAGTCAGAATTGAAGGTTTGAAAAGGAAATTCCACTATGAGGGTTGTTTTGTTGTGGATGCCAGAGGGCATAGTGGCGgatgataggggt
The DNA window shown above is from Euphorbia lathyris chromosome 1, ddEupLath1.1, whole genome shotgun sequence and carries:
- the LOC136232004 gene encoding probable serine/threonine-protein kinase PBL3 isoform X3 codes for the protein MIYLTNSKSFTLVELNNATRNFNPENLIGEGGFGCVYKGWMDEQTLTPTRPGNGITVAIKKLKTNGLQGHKEWLSELNHLGQLHHPNLVKLIGYCLDGENRLLVYEYMPKSSLENHLFTSVSSALCWEIRIKVGVEAARGLSFLHNSQQQVIFRDFKSSNILLDSQEFNAKLSDFGLAKAGPTGDRTHVSTRVLGTEGYTAPEYLATGKLTARCDVYSFGVVLLELLTGRRALDKTKVGVEQKLVDWAKPYLGDKRRLFRIMDINLQGRYPLKEAYLVAHLACHCIGEVKVRPQIDEILAILELLPLSKSKTKLSTQQFLLDPYSFCPLRYKDCTSNSRHSSLSKPINSNSKPS
- the LOC136232004 gene encoding probable serine/threonine-protein kinase PBL3 isoform X4; translation: MGNYCYGKHRNQIDPSPSPSPSPSENLIGEGGFGCVYKGWMDEQTLTPTRPGNGITVAIKKLKTNGLQGHKEWLSELNHLGQLHHPNLVKLIGYCLDGENRLLVYEYMPKSSLENHLFTSVSSALCWEIRIKVGVEAARGLSFLHNSQQQVIFRDFKSSNILLDSQEFNAKLSDFGLAKAGPTGDRTHVSTRVLGTEGYTAPEYLATGKLTARCDVYSFGVVLLELLTGRRALDKTKVGVEQKLVDWAKPYLGDKRRLFRIMDINLQGRYPLKEAYLVAHLACHCIGEVKVRPQIDEILAILELLPLSKSKTKLSTQQFLLDPYSFCPLRYKDCTSNSRHSSLSKPINSNSKPS
- the LOC136232004 gene encoding probable serine/threonine-protein kinase PBL3 isoform X1, with translation MGNYCYGKHRNQIDPSPSPSPSPSDKVQHSAAVSSTKVEVEIEKKTIKKSDGEMIYLTNSKSFTLVELNNATRNFNPENLIGEGGFGCVYKGWMDEQTLTPTRPGNGITVAIKKLKTNGLQGHKEWLSELNHLGQLHHPNLVKLIGYCLDGENRLLVYEYMPKSSLENHLFTSVSSALCWEIRIKVGVEAARGLSFLHNSQQQVIFRDFKSSNILLDSQEFNAKLSDFGLAKAGPTGDRTHVSTRVLGTEGYTAPEYLATGKLTARCDVYSFGVVLLELLTGRRALDKTKVGVEQKLVDWAKPYLGDKRRLFRIMDINLQGRYPLKEAYLVAHLACHCIGEVKVRPQIDEILAILELLPLSKSKTKLSTQQFLLDPYSFCPLRYKDCTSNSRHSSLSKPINSNSKPS
- the LOC136232004 gene encoding probable serine/threonine-protein kinase PBL3 isoform X2 — encoded protein: MGNYCYGKHRNQIDPSPSPSPSPSDKVQHSAAVSSTKVEVEIEKKTIKKSDGEMIYLTNSKSFTLVELNNATRNFNPENLIGEGGFGCVYKGWMDEQTLTPTRPGNGITVAIKKLKTNGLQGHKEWLSELNHLGQLHHPNLVKLIGYCLDGENRLLVYEYMPKSSLENHLFTSVSSALCWEIRIKVGVEAARGLSFLHNSQQQVIFRDFKSSNILLDSEFNAKLSDFGLAKAGPTGDRTHVSTRVLGTEGYTAPEYLATGKLTARCDVYSFGVVLLELLTGRRALDKTKVGVEQKLVDWAKPYLGDKRRLFRIMDINLQGRYPLKEAYLVAHLACHCIGEVKVRPQIDEILAILELLPLSKSKTKLSTQQFLLDPYSFCPLRYKDCTSNSRHSSLSKPINSNSKPS